In Streptomyces sp. SN-593, a single genomic region encodes these proteins:
- a CDS encoding MarR family winged helix-turn-helix transcriptional regulator has translation MASKDVREQHESAGAWAKRYYQTSQAVLESILRPHGLGPTQWYVLYQLAHDGPTRQRDLVRALRIERATMTGVVAALVRKGLVEQTPDPGDLRQKTLRLTEAGGELWTRLPDPIARILAVAFDGVSEEEQAQVVRILRGATERLAHHLKEETAP, from the coding sequence GTGGCTAGCAAAGACGTGCGCGAGCAGCATGAATCCGCAGGCGCGTGGGCGAAGCGGTACTACCAGACCAGCCAAGCGGTTCTGGAGTCGATCCTGCGCCCCCACGGACTCGGGCCGACCCAGTGGTACGTGCTCTACCAGCTTGCTCACGACGGTCCGACCAGGCAGCGCGACCTCGTACGCGCGCTCCGTATAGAGCGCGCCACGATGACCGGCGTCGTCGCCGCCCTGGTCCGCAAAGGACTCGTGGAACAGACACCCGACCCCGGCGACCTGCGACAGAAGACGCTGCGCCTCACCGAAGCGGGCGGCGAACTGTGGACACGGCTGCCCGACCCCATCGCCCGCATCCTCGCGGTCGCCTTCGACGGCGTGAGCGAGGAGGAGCAGGCGCAGGTCGTCCGCATCCTGCGCGGGGCCACTGAACGACTCGCACACCACCTGAAGGAAGAGACAGCCCCATGA
- a CDS encoding helix-turn-helix transcriptional regulator yields the protein MTDRIALGDFLRRRRERLQPADVGLPGGSRRRTRGLRREEVAVLAGVSSDFYARLEQARGSHPSEPVVIALARALRCDPDQRDHLFRLAGFPVPARRPHHRVDPVLLQLTEHLDSLPVLICNDLGDVLWSNSLDDLLLGRDERRPGRGGNVHWNWFTDAPSRQHIPQEQQARLSEAHVSDLRATYSRRPADPAVGQLVDELAAQSEEFGRLWERHDVAVRSADIKEIRHPSVGLVQLRCQVLHPPQSDLRIRVLLPLDGTNAAEKLRLLQVIGAQKFPTD from the coding sequence ATGACTGACCGTATCGCGCTGGGCGATTTCCTGCGCCGCCGGCGGGAGAGACTGCAGCCAGCCGACGTCGGCCTGCCCGGAGGCTCCCGCCGCCGCACCCGCGGGCTGCGCCGGGAGGAGGTGGCCGTCCTCGCGGGCGTGTCGAGCGACTTCTACGCGCGCCTGGAACAGGCTCGCGGCTCCCACCCGTCCGAGCCGGTCGTCATCGCCCTGGCCCGCGCGCTGCGCTGCGATCCCGACCAGCGCGACCACCTCTTCCGACTGGCCGGCTTCCCCGTCCCGGCGCGGCGGCCCCACCACCGGGTGGATCCTGTACTGCTTCAGCTCACCGAACACCTCGACAGCCTCCCGGTCCTCATCTGCAACGACCTGGGCGACGTGTTGTGGTCGAACTCCCTGGACGACCTGCTGCTGGGCCGCGACGAGCGGCGTCCCGGCCGGGGCGGCAACGTCCACTGGAACTGGTTCACCGACGCCCCGTCCCGCCAGCACATCCCGCAGGAGCAACAGGCGCGTCTGTCGGAGGCGCACGTCAGCGACCTCCGCGCCACGTACTCCCGGCGGCCCGCGGACCCGGCAGTCGGCCAACTCGTCGACGAACTCGCCGCCCAGTCGGAGGAGTTCGGACGATTGTGGGAACGGCACGACGTCGCGGTCCGCAGCGCCGACATCAAGGAGATCAGACATCCGTCCGTGGGACTCGTCCAGCTCCGGTGCCAGGTTCTCCACCCGCCGCAGTCCGACCTCAGAATCCGGGTCCTGCTCCCGCTCGACGGCACGAACGCAGCCGAGAAACTGCGCCTCCTGCAGGTGATCGGGGCCCAGAAGTTCCCGACCGACTGA
- a CDS encoding alpha/beta hydrolase family protein gives MINNLLGPARHLPVTDAVPTVTVNPVTLPAPDRGLSLELRVTAPVSGRNLPVVLLSHGGGDMLYLPSKDGLSPLTDFYAAHGFAVIQPTHLSSRLGGFGLDPTSAGHPVFWRSRVEDFTLILDNLLLIEAQAPAVAGRLDPARVAVVGHSGGAHTAAVLLGARVPDPDGGEPADLRDPRITAGVLLAPTGGGERLTAGIRARFPEFAVDFSHLTTRTLVVYGDADVNPDMFTGGADWHAEPYHRSPGADALLTLVDGRHSLGGVVGYDASSTDDADPDRLAVTQRLTWAYLRSAFDADDPAWEHNRAALREKVNALGHVQTK, from the coding sequence ATGATCAACAACCTGCTGGGCCCGGCCCGTCACCTTCCCGTCACCGACGCCGTCCCCACTGTGACGGTCAACCCGGTGACGCTGCCCGCCCCCGACCGCGGTCTGTCGCTGGAACTGCGTGTCACCGCGCCGGTGAGCGGACGGAACCTGCCGGTCGTCCTGCTCTCCCACGGCGGCGGCGACATGCTCTACCTGCCGTCCAAGGACGGCCTCTCCCCGCTGACCGACTTCTACGCCGCCCACGGGTTCGCCGTCATCCAGCCCACCCACCTCAGCTCCAGGCTCGGCGGGTTCGGTCTCGACCCCACCTCCGCCGGCCACCCCGTGTTCTGGCGTTCCCGCGTCGAGGACTTCACGCTGATCCTGGACAACCTGCTCCTGATCGAGGCCCAGGCGCCGGCCGTGGCCGGGCGGCTCGACCCTGCGCGAGTCGCGGTCGTCGGTCACTCCGGCGGCGCCCACACCGCCGCCGTCCTGCTCGGCGCCCGGGTGCCCGACCCGGACGGCGGTGAGCCGGCCGACCTGCGCGACCCGCGGATCACGGCGGGCGTCCTGCTGGCCCCGACCGGCGGCGGGGAACGGCTGACCGCGGGCATCCGTGCGCGGTTCCCCGAGTTCGCCGTCGACTTCTCGCACCTGACCACACGCACCCTGGTGGTCTACGGCGACGCGGACGTCAACCCCGACATGTTCACCGGGGGCGCCGACTGGCACGCGGAGCCCTACCACCGCAGCCCGGGCGCCGACGCCCTGCTCACCCTCGTGGACGGCAGGCACTCCCTCGGCGGGGTCGTCGGCTACGACGCGTCGAGCACCGACGACGCAGACCCCGACCGCCTTGCCGTCACCCAGCGCCTGACCTGGGCCTACCTGCGGTCGGCGTTCGACGCGGACGACCCGGCCTGGGAGCACAACCGCGCAGCCCTGCGGGAGAAGGTGAATGCGCTCGGACACGTGCAGACCAAGTAG
- a CDS encoding S1 RNA-binding domain-containing protein, whose translation MNGSADDEAAAREFLSTLAVGDICSGTVSDFTRRHEVSVILDGFPARALGRVFSSDRSWGRSSAVAPPEAGQRITAEVIDIDLDACRARLAMTATENPELWAFLKGRRRGETLTGTIASIEQFGVFVALDEGPDHPVFPGVGFISYAELSWAHFDTATDVVQVGRHVACEFLQFDTWNGEARLSLKAMQPDPLMAFAEATAVGQGLRGRVTRLVPFGIFVEVGHGIEGLVHQREAPDGAPPHSPDGPVQVGDEVNVVVSDIDQPRRRVALSWPRAASGRP comes from the coding sequence ATGAACGGATCCGCGGACGATGAGGCGGCGGCAAGGGAGTTCCTCTCAACGCTCGCAGTCGGGGACATCTGCAGCGGGACGGTGAGCGACTTCACGCGACGGCACGAGGTGTCCGTGATCCTCGACGGATTCCCCGCTCGCGCGCTCGGCAGGGTCTTCTCCTCCGACCGGTCCTGGGGACGGTCGTCGGCAGTCGCACCCCCGGAGGCCGGGCAGCGGATCACCGCCGAAGTGATCGACATCGACCTGGATGCCTGCCGCGCGCGACTGGCGATGACGGCCACCGAGAACCCCGAACTCTGGGCCTTCTTGAAGGGACGGCGGCGGGGTGAGACCTTGACGGGAACCATCGCTTCGATCGAGCAGTTCGGCGTGTTCGTGGCGCTCGACGAGGGCCCCGATCACCCGGTCTTCCCCGGCGTCGGCTTCATCTCATACGCGGAGTTGTCCTGGGCGCACTTCGACACGGCGACGGACGTCGTCCAAGTCGGCCGGCATGTCGCCTGCGAGTTCCTCCAGTTCGACACCTGGAACGGCGAAGCCCGTCTCTCCCTCAAGGCCATGCAGCCCGACCCCCTCATGGCGTTCGCCGAGGCCACCGCCGTAGGCCAAGGACTCCGGGGAAGGGTCACCAGGCTCGTCCCGTTCGGCATCTTCGTGGAGGTGGGCCACGGGATCGAGGGACTGGTCCACCAGCGCGAGGCCCCCGACGGCGCGCCACCGCACTCACCAGACGGCCCGGTCCAGGTCGGCGACGAGGTCAATGTCGTCGTCAGTGACATCGATCAGCCGCGCCGGAGAGTCGCACTGTCCTGGCCACGGGCCGCCTCCGGCCGCCCGTGA
- a CDS encoding DUF6907 domain-containing protein — protein sequence MNATTLPAPSPFDVDPSTAEVVRHDRALALVPPAPTCLVWAWCIVTGDHEMHLSRDVTIEQPGGGTVLDAHVMAEDGRDGSPGLAPFIGYCETDLSADELRAEVTRIRAALPGLLALADIADGRPVAPSAAQVLDRLDRCLDTDSDPKVSAFVNYVKELVGEADAPAATVEDIVFAITRQRTRKSVGDRQALTDFLAEHDITHISANGPNGDLLTEPLYFRERDGRRFLVTPVGAAPAEALEYLRGAFNAQEQAAPQARTWSITTESGATVRGHLPAWAEDDPSKTDLPDNNLQFRLADVTHYQAFPGQPMVINTPFGIEGGREIYEENVLRATITCTPHSPAPAHRVPTATIVVVEDCVMEDLDPQGVADVAAKLRVQAKRLDQVAQQLADARADWAANAKLTA from the coding sequence GTGAACGCTACTACCCTCCCCGCCCCGTCACCGTTCGACGTCGATCCCAGCACGGCCGAGGTTGTCAGGCACGACCGCGCCCTCGCTCTCGTTCCGCCCGCTCCAACCTGCCTAGTCTGGGCGTGGTGCATCGTCACCGGCGATCACGAGATGCACCTCTCCCGTGACGTCACAATCGAGCAGCCAGGCGGTGGGACCGTTCTGGACGCCCACGTCATGGCCGAGGATGGCCGCGACGGCAGCCCCGGCCTCGCCCCGTTCATCGGCTACTGCGAGACCGACCTCTCGGCCGATGAACTGCGCGCCGAGGTCACCCGGATCCGTGCTGCATTGCCTGGCCTGCTGGCGTTGGCCGATATCGCCGACGGCCGCCCGGTCGCCCCCTCGGCCGCGCAGGTCCTCGACCGCCTCGACCGCTGTCTCGATACCGACAGCGACCCAAAGGTCAGCGCCTTCGTCAACTACGTCAAGGAACTGGTCGGCGAGGCCGACGCCCCCGCCGCGACCGTAGAAGACATCGTCTTCGCGATCACCCGCCAGCGGACCCGCAAGTCGGTTGGCGACCGCCAAGCGCTCACCGACTTCCTCGCAGAGCACGACATCACCCACATCTCTGCCAACGGCCCGAACGGTGACTTGCTGACCGAGCCGCTCTACTTCCGCGAGCGCGACGGCCGCCGCTTCCTGGTAACCCCGGTCGGCGCGGCCCCGGCCGAAGCGCTGGAATACCTGCGCGGCGCGTTCAACGCCCAGGAGCAGGCCGCGCCCCAGGCACGCACCTGGTCCATCACCACCGAGAGCGGGGCGACCGTGAGGGGCCATCTCCCAGCATGGGCCGAGGACGACCCGAGCAAGACCGATCTGCCTGACAACAATCTCCAGTTTCGCCTCGCCGATGTGACTCACTACCAAGCCTTCCCCGGCCAGCCGATGGTGATCAACACTCCGTTCGGCATCGAAGGGGGCCGCGAAATCTACGAGGAGAACGTGCTCCGCGCGACGATCACGTGCACCCCGCATTCCCCCGCCCCCGCCCACCGTGTCCCAACCGCGACCATCGTGGTCGTCGAGGACTGCGTCATGGAGGACTTGGACCCGCAGGGCGTCGCGGACGTCGCGGCCAAGCTGCGCGTGCAAGCCAAGCGCCTCGACCAGGTCGCGCAGCAGCTCGCCGACGCTCGCGCAGATTGGGCCGCGAACGCCAAGCTGACGGCGTGA